The following coding sequences lie in one Monomorium pharaonis isolate MP-MQ-018 chromosome 1, ASM1337386v2, whole genome shotgun sequence genomic window:
- the LOC105841117 gene encoding spastin isoform X2 produces the protein MSCSDGARPSITRKYGTKSPKKLCVTKSENGDKTTTTISCAGHRHNHYHHGHYRGFLEGIPQPSVHKRNLHIVSYPLILLFNVLRTLLYQLFVVFKYLYTSTSQLIQRRQASKQACQLEIVVGQKPTDSQRTINGNRIEDTEIMSQVPRRPIGPGPGDPLLAKQKHHHRRAFEFISKALKIDEDNEGQKEMAIELYKKGIGELEKGIAVECTGGTGEVWEHAQRLHDKMCTNLAMAKDRLDFLASGRKLSVPGKRMTGTPLSKSQTLPRSMGRSTPIQSCHRTIPIKPSSTPPSVKRQLSVPSNGSPVRRPGTPTTSNSNKSTPTRKVPVLKGVDPKLAQVILDEILEGGAPVQWEDIAGQETAKQALQEMVILPSLRPELFTGLRTPARGLLLFGPPGNGKTLLARAVATQCNATFFSISAASLTSKYVGEGEKLVRALFAIAREFQPSVIFIDEVDSLLSERKDNEHEASRRLKTEFLVEFDGLPCNPEERVLVMAATNRPQELDEAALRRFTKRVYVTLPDLQTRIVLLRRLLAKHNDPLTFDELNEMAVLTEGYSGSDLTGLAKDAALGPIRELNPDQVKELDLNSVRNITMQDFRDSLKRIRRSVSPASLAAYEKWNFDYGDVSL, from the exons ATGTCTTGCAGCGATGGTGCGCGACCATCGATTACACGTAAATACGGCACAAAGTCGCCGAAGAAACTGTGCGTGACCAAGAGTGAGAACGGCGACAAGACCACGACGACGATTAGCTGCGCCGGCCACCGTCATAACCACTATCATCACGGTCATTATCGTGGCTTCCTGGAGGGAATTCCGCAGCCATCGGTACATAAACGCAATCTCCATATCGTCTCCTATCCACTGATACTGCTGTTCAATGTGCTGCGCACGCTGTTGTATCAGCTGTTTGTGGTGTTCAAGTACTTGTACACTTCTACGTCTCAGCTGATCCAGCGCAGGCAGGCGTCCAAACAGGCCTGTCAATTGGAGATTGTCGTAGGGCAAAAGCCAACGGATAGCCAACGTACGATTAATGGTAACAGGATAGAAGACACAGAGATCATGTCGCAAGTGCCTAGACGGCCCATTGGACCAGGTCCCGGAGACCCGTTGCTAGCCAAGCAGAAGCATCATCACCGCAGAGCATTCGAGTTTATTAGCAAAGCGCTCAAGATTGACGAGGATAACGaag GACAGAAGGAAATGGCGATAGAATTATACAAAAAGGGAATTGGAGAATTGGAGAAGGGAATAGCTGTAGAATGTACTGGTGGAACTGGTGAGGTATGGGAACACGCACAAAGACTTCATGACAAGATGTGTACGAATCTGGCGATGGCGAAAGACAGACTCGATTTCCTTG CATCCGGCAGGAAACTATCGGTTCCTGGCAAACGAATGACAGGAACGCCCCTAAGTAAGAGTCAGACGCTGCCTCGAAGCATGGGTAGATCGACGCCTATTCAATCTTGTCACAGGACCATACCTATCAAACCGTCCTCTACGCCCCCCTCTGTGAAAAGACAGCTGTCTGTGCCGAGCAATGGTTCACCTGTAAGACGTCCAGGAACTCCCACTACCTCGAACAGTAATAAAAGCACACCTACCAGAAAAGTTCCCGTTTTAAAAGGCGTGGATCCAAAACTCGCGCAAGTGATTCTCGATGAAATCTTAGAAGGAGGAGCACCAGTGCAATGGGAAGACATCGCTGGTCAAGAG ACCGCAAAGCAGGCTTTACAAGAGATGGTAATCCTACCGTCACTACGACCCGAATTATTTACCGGTCTGCGAACACCCGCGAGAGGATTGTTACTGTTTGGACCACCAGGAAATGGAAAGACATTGTTAGCGCGTGCCGTTGCAACTCAATGTAacgcaacatttttttcaatttctgcCGCTAGTCTCACATCGAAATATGTCGGAGAGGGTGAAAAATTAGTGAGGGCTCTATTCGCTATCGCTCGAGAGTTTCAGCCATCTGTTATTTTCATCGATGAAGTGGATTCATTATTGAGCGAACGAAAGGATAATGAACACGAAGCCTCGAG GAGACTAAAAACAGAATTCTTAGTTGAGTTTGACGGTTTACCGTGCAATCCAGAAGAGAGAGTGCTCGTTATGGCTGCTACGAATAGACCACAGGAATTAGACGAGGCTGCATTAAGGCGATTCACAAAACGTGTGTATGTCACATTGCCTGACTTGCAGACGAGGATTGTCTTACTCCGAAGACTTTTGGCTAAACACAATGATCCATTGACGTTCGACGAGTTGAACGAGATGGCAGTTCTTACAGAAGGATATTCGGGAAGCGATTTGACTGGATTAGCTAAAGACGCAGCACTTGGGCCTATCAGAg AACTGAATCCAGATCAAGTGAAAGAATTGGATCTCAATTCCGTTCGTAATATCACAATGCAAGATTTCCGTGattctttaaaaagaattcgCAGATCCGTTTCGCCGGCAAGTTTAGCTGCCTATGAGAAGTGGAACTTTGACTATGGAGATGTGAGTCTTTGA
- the LOC105841117 gene encoding spastin isoform X1, whose protein sequence is MSCSDGARPSITRKYGTKSPKKLCVTKSENGDKTTTTISCAGHRHNHYHHGHYRGFLEGIPQPSVHKRNLHIVSYPLILLFNVLRTLLYQLFVVFKYLYTSTSQLIQRRQASKQACQLEIVVGQKPTDSQRTINGNRIEDTEIMSQVPRRPIGPGPGDPLLAKQKHHHRRAFEFISKALKIDEDNEGQKEMAIELYKKGIGELEKGIAVECTGGTGEVWEHAQRLHDKMCTNLAMAKDRLDFLVSVRELRKLGINHDINNRASGNKTDSEHPGKHLRARRNTHTFQTARTSLNINHNRNTNNIHMTINAKQTMCTQIPKLRPRSPKNSFAHTTEASGRKLSVPGKRMTGTPLSKSQTLPRSMGRSTPIQSCHRTIPIKPSSTPPSVKRQLSVPSNGSPVRRPGTPTTSNSNKSTPTRKVPVLKGVDPKLAQVILDEILEGGAPVQWEDIAGQETAKQALQEMVILPSLRPELFTGLRTPARGLLLFGPPGNGKTLLARAVATQCNATFFSISAASLTSKYVGEGEKLVRALFAIAREFQPSVIFIDEVDSLLSERKDNEHEASRRLKTEFLVEFDGLPCNPEERVLVMAATNRPQELDEAALRRFTKRVYVTLPDLQTRIVLLRRLLAKHNDPLTFDELNEMAVLTEGYSGSDLTGLAKDAALGPIRELNPDQVKELDLNSVRNITMQDFRDSLKRIRRSVSPASLAAYEKWNFDYGDVSL, encoded by the exons ATGTCTTGCAGCGATGGTGCGCGACCATCGATTACACGTAAATACGGCACAAAGTCGCCGAAGAAACTGTGCGTGACCAAGAGTGAGAACGGCGACAAGACCACGACGACGATTAGCTGCGCCGGCCACCGTCATAACCACTATCATCACGGTCATTATCGTGGCTTCCTGGAGGGAATTCCGCAGCCATCGGTACATAAACGCAATCTCCATATCGTCTCCTATCCACTGATACTGCTGTTCAATGTGCTGCGCACGCTGTTGTATCAGCTGTTTGTGGTGTTCAAGTACTTGTACACTTCTACGTCTCAGCTGATCCAGCGCAGGCAGGCGTCCAAACAGGCCTGTCAATTGGAGATTGTCGTAGGGCAAAAGCCAACGGATAGCCAACGTACGATTAATGGTAACAGGATAGAAGACACAGAGATCATGTCGCAAGTGCCTAGACGGCCCATTGGACCAGGTCCCGGAGACCCGTTGCTAGCCAAGCAGAAGCATCATCACCGCAGAGCATTCGAGTTTATTAGCAAAGCGCTCAAGATTGACGAGGATAACGaag GACAGAAGGAAATGGCGATAGAATTATACAAAAAGGGAATTGGAGAATTGGAGAAGGGAATAGCTGTAGAATGTACTGGTGGAACTGGTGAGGTATGGGAACACGCACAAAGACTTCATGACAAGATGTGTACGAATCTGGCGATGGCGAAAGACAGACTCGATTTCCTTG TGAGTGTGCGTGAGCTGAGAAAGCTGGGTATCAACCATGATATCAACAATCGCGCATCTGGAAATAAAACGGACAGCGAACATCCGGGAAAGCATCTGAGGGCTCGCCGCAACACACACACTTTTCAAACCGCTCGAACTTCACTCAACATTAATCACAATAGAAACACAAACAATATACACATGACAATTAACGCCAAACAGACTATGTGTACTCAGATTCCCAAGTTAAGGCCACGTTCACCAAAAAACAGTTTCGCTCATACTACTGAAG CATCCGGCAGGAAACTATCGGTTCCTGGCAAACGAATGACAGGAACGCCCCTAAGTAAGAGTCAGACGCTGCCTCGAAGCATGGGTAGATCGACGCCTATTCAATCTTGTCACAGGACCATACCTATCAAACCGTCCTCTACGCCCCCCTCTGTGAAAAGACAGCTGTCTGTGCCGAGCAATGGTTCACCTGTAAGACGTCCAGGAACTCCCACTACCTCGAACAGTAATAAAAGCACACCTACCAGAAAAGTTCCCGTTTTAAAAGGCGTGGATCCAAAACTCGCGCAAGTGATTCTCGATGAAATCTTAGAAGGAGGAGCACCAGTGCAATGGGAAGACATCGCTGGTCAAGAG ACCGCAAAGCAGGCTTTACAAGAGATGGTAATCCTACCGTCACTACGACCCGAATTATTTACCGGTCTGCGAACACCCGCGAGAGGATTGTTACTGTTTGGACCACCAGGAAATGGAAAGACATTGTTAGCGCGTGCCGTTGCAACTCAATGTAacgcaacatttttttcaatttctgcCGCTAGTCTCACATCGAAATATGTCGGAGAGGGTGAAAAATTAGTGAGGGCTCTATTCGCTATCGCTCGAGAGTTTCAGCCATCTGTTATTTTCATCGATGAAGTGGATTCATTATTGAGCGAACGAAAGGATAATGAACACGAAGCCTCGAG GAGACTAAAAACAGAATTCTTAGTTGAGTTTGACGGTTTACCGTGCAATCCAGAAGAGAGAGTGCTCGTTATGGCTGCTACGAATAGACCACAGGAATTAGACGAGGCTGCATTAAGGCGATTCACAAAACGTGTGTATGTCACATTGCCTGACTTGCAGACGAGGATTGTCTTACTCCGAAGACTTTTGGCTAAACACAATGATCCATTGACGTTCGACGAGTTGAACGAGATGGCAGTTCTTACAGAAGGATATTCGGGAAGCGATTTGACTGGATTAGCTAAAGACGCAGCACTTGGGCCTATCAGAg AACTGAATCCAGATCAAGTGAAAGAATTGGATCTCAATTCCGTTCGTAATATCACAATGCAAGATTTCCGTGattctttaaaaagaattcgCAGATCCGTTTCGCCGGCAAGTTTAGCTGCCTATGAGAAGTGGAACTTTGACTATGGAGATGTGAGTCTTTGA